TTACTTCCTGGCCCTTTTACAAGTTTTGGATTTGGGGGCCAGTCGTCCTTGTTTATGTCTAAGGCTTTGGATGGAGATGCATTATCATAATGGtgatcttgttttgtttgtcaggCAAATCGAATCCTGACCTCCATCTACAGTGTGTCCCAGCAGATACGGTGTCAGAGCACTGAAAAGGAGTCCGACTTGGAGCTACCAGTGGGGAGAATGGAGCAGTTGATCGCTCAATATTGCCATCCAGAACTTTTGGTCAGAAAATGTATGAGAGGATtcattattgatttttaaagaatcacTGTAGTtaagtggcttttttttttgttgttgttgcgtGTTTGCAGAGGAAGAGGGTTTCTTGTTCAGCCGTTGAGAAAATCCGAGGAAAGAAGAGACGGAGGATCAGGCTGATTAAAGTTATCAATGCTCTGATCAACTGTTGGCAGAAACTCACAAGTCTTCTAACCCAGTCAAAGTAGAAATAACatatttggtattttatttcttataaATTGACAGAacataagaactgttttcacagagcatttttttttatttttatgtgaaGATAATGTTTACTTCCGGAAAGTTCTCTGAATTAATTAATACCATTAAGCTTCTCTGctgaaagtatttttttatatgcAAATGTACACGCAGCATTTAAATTGAACGagaatgtgtgttttcctgCAACAATCAttgttatttctgtttttaaaaaccatacaGTGCATCAACATTGCCACAATCCTTTCTATTGTCTTGGAGGGAGCATTGATTGAGCTGATGTCACCTTTGAAGCCTTTATTACCTCTGACCAACATGTTTGTGACCACTCTCATGAACCTCACATCATCAACTCCATACACAgtgaacacacatttattaacctTTTGCCCTGCTGACATTTCTGGATCCCACATTTTTATCAGTGGgatcttcttttcttttcttgacaATGACTGATGTCACTCAGTATAATAAACTGAAAGTGTCATTGATCACGTGTGCACATTCATTGCTAATGGAGCTGCCAAATGCTGGGGATTTGTTTTTTGCTCAAAGAGGCTTAAAAATGTGGACACGGTCTCTATAAAATGAATTCCCTGTGTACTATCCAAATATTTGCAGTAAAGAAATAGCAATTTCTCTATGTAAAGTTGTCATTATGTAAGTAAAGcagttatattttatatatgaaaaatgctctataaataaagtttgatttgatttgatatattttttaatctttaagtcagtttacttattttaaattagATTTTCATATTTAAATCCCTGGAAATGCTTCCAAATAAATGCTTTTTACACTCTTTAATGTTTAATTGGGGTTTAAAACCATCCAACCTAGCTACACCGACCACATAACAATTTATTTGTTATAATTACTTCCAAAACTGTAAAATTAAAAgagtaattaattatttaaaaataattatattgacaattaataataatgtaattagcGTCAGTACAACTAATAACTTAAGTGATTTATCATATTTAAttgactttaaaaatataaaaattaaaattaaaaaggtaaattaaaattacaacttttggAGCGACGGCACATATTTGAGGCCGaaactattttttgttttgttctgacAGGAAGACATTTGTGTTGCACAGCTTTAAGTCAAGtcctaaatgtaaaattaaaagaacagttaaatattttttaaataactatatttacaattattaataatgtaattagCATCAGTAAAACGAATAAATTAAGTCATTTATTATCTTTAATCGActttgataaaataaatattccGATTTTTGGAAGCGACTGCGCACATTTgaggcatatatatatatgtgcctGTTTTTGTTCTGACAGGAAGGCATTTGTGTTGCACAGGGTTAATTATTTCAAAACAACTATATTTACAATTAAGCATCAGTAAAACTAACAACTCAATTAAGTTATCATCTTTAATCgactttgataaaaaaaaaaaaacagaaattacgATTTTTGAAGCGACAGCGCCCTTTTGAGGCCGgaactcttttttttccacttgtttTGTTCCGACAGACATTTGTGTTGCACAGCTTGAATCGGAATCCCAACGACGGACTGAAGCATCTTCCTGCCGCGGTTTGAGTGTTTATTGTCGGTGAAAACCATCAACATTAATGCGTTTTAAAAAGCTGTCAGTATAAGCGTGTGCTTTAGTTGTCCGTTAGCAGATGTAGCCGAGGtgtggttagcttagcatagcctTCAGTGGAACAATCTGCTGACTATCAGAGCTCTGTGACTCAGTGACAGCAGCCATGGCTAACAGCAACACTGTGGACATGGATCCTGATGTTGCTCGCAGGCTCTTTGAAGAAGGAGCCACCCTGGTGCTGCTGGACGTTCCTAAGGGCACAGAGCTGGGGATTGACTGTAAAGTGTGGAAGGTTGGTCCTCTCTTTAAAGGTGTGAAGATGATCCCCCCAGGCCTTCACTTCCTCTATTACTCCTCTGTGAACTCACCCACCTGTGGCTCAGAAATTGGGCCCCGGACTGGCCTCTTCCTCTCCGTCAAACCCAAAGATGTCATTTTAGCCAAATGGGATCAAAAAGAGGAAGATTTGGACTTCAGTGCATCCCAGGATGAAGAACAGGTGAACAGGATCAGGGCCAATTTACGAGAGCTGGACCCTCACTTAGGCCCCTACCCTTTTGAGGTGTTGAGGAAGTGGGTGTCTCTGACTGATCGGATCAGTGAGGAGATGGCCAATCACCTGCAGCCTCTGTCAGGGCGAATATGTGCCTACAGTGATGTCATACCAGAGGTGGAGCGCAGACACACCAAGGACCGTGAAGACCAGCCGAGGAACGACACGGCCTGTCAGAGCATGAGGGAGGGGCTGGATAGGCTGCCCAGGATGAAGCAGAGGGAGGGAACCAATCTACGCTTCTCAGATCTACCCAAGAAGATGTATCCACCAGGGGCCACGCCCGCTCAGATCACTGCGTGTAGCATGGACCTCAGCTACGCCCTGGAGACTGTACTGGAGAACAACCACAAGATGCAGCCTCTCAACCTCCTCGGTGTGTcatcattacacacacacacacacacacacacagacagacagacagacagacagacagacagacagacagacagagagggGCTGGGCAAcatagaccaaaactcatatctcaatatgttttctagtgatgtcccgatacaactttttcacttccgatatgatactgatattgcagccttgcgtatcggtcCGATACGATATCTGCATTAAtcgtacatacttttattacttattttgtagcgtggaatgttagaaaaggcttgatcaagtgatgtcactcaaacagagaacaatagtcagcaacagtaggtatgagaaaaactgacccacttattataaaccaattggttacataaatgttaaccttcaacataatatctatagtattctacaatttaataaatatatattggagattttagatgcagtccggtaaaatccgatattcgttttctggctgatatcggaccgatatcctaTTCCGACATCAATATTGGATTGGGACAACCTTACACAATATGGgccacttttgccttttttctctttaagggacagcacgtgtgagtgagttctgtagtgtggcttgtttagggggaGTTCTGGGTTAAAATGCACtcagcattttgcatcagctaatttaacctagaattgtctttgatttatatcgtatatcatcatattgagaaaaaatatcaagatatgagttttggtccatatcgcccaggtCAAAACTGCACCATATAAGCTTTGTTTTACGTTTGTTGTTAAAAACCTCAAAAAAATTACGATT
This portion of the Gouania willdenowi chromosome 7, fGouWil2.1, whole genome shotgun sequence genome encodes:
- the aar2 gene encoding protein AAR2 homolog, with the translated sequence MANSNTVDMDPDVARRLFEEGATLVLLDVPKGTELGIDCKVWKVGPLFKGVKMIPPGLHFLYYSSVNSPTCGSEIGPRTGLFLSVKPKDVILAKWDQKEEDLDFSASQDEEQVNRIRANLRELDPHLGPYPFEVLRKWVSLTDRISEEMANHLQPLSGRICAYSDVIPEVERRHTKDREDQPRNDTACQSMREGLDRLPRMKQREGTNLRFSDLPKKMYPPGATPAQITACSMDLSYALETVLENNHKMQPLNLLGELQFAFVCFIIGNVYEGFEHWKGLLALLCRSEDTMQKRRDLYLGLIAVLYHQLSEIPPDFFVDIVSQNNFLTSTMQDFFQFASGPGIDGALRKRAEKFKAHLTKKFSWDFDVDLDDCAPVVVELPEGVED